AATCATATTAGCAGGAGGATTTGTAAGCTTTAAGCTTAAGCCTTCTATCCTCTTACCCTTACCCATGGTACCTAGTCTAGTAGTAACTCCTTCTACTATATATTCACCATTAAGATTGCCATAGCTTTCCACATGCCCAGACCCTGAAAACTTTATAGCATCATATACCTCTTCGCCAGAGGTATTATTGGATATTATCCTTACATTTATCGCCTCAATACGTCTACTTTCTCCTGCTGTTCCGGCAAATCCACCATTGGACTGCCACTTATCTACGTTGGCCTTTGGATTTCCCGTAAGTTTTAAGGCATTTGATCTATTATCAATACCCCAGCCGTATTGGGCCATGTGTACCTGATATTCTATCTTATATCCCTTGTAATCACTGTTTGTCCTAGTATCGATCAGCCTTAGTTGTATGCCCTCTATCCGTTTTGACTCACCCTTTGTACCTATATAGCCATTGGATTTTAACCACAAAGAACCATCCTTAGGATCCTTCCACACATTCTGGCTACCTGCCTTTGGCATATCACCATGCCCTTGCACATGTCCTCTATAGACTAAAATCATATTAGCAGGAGGATTTGTAAGCTTTAAGCTTAAGCCTTCTATCCTCTTACCCTTACCCATAGTACCCAGTCTAAATACGAGCCTTTTTATGTACTCACTATTGACATTACTATATGTTTCTACATGTCCATACCCTGAAATGGTAACTTCGTCTGCTGCATTATACACCTCAGCAAATATTCCCGTACTGAATATAACGCCTAAAATCATTACAAAAATTAAAACCTTTGAAATAACCGATCTTCCAAACATTTCCCTTCACCCTCCTCTTAGGTCCCATGTAAATTAGATATAGTCTCTCCCCGTTACAGAACAATAAATTAACTGAAATACCTCCTTATACCATAATCGAAATATATATATGAATATTATATTGGTATTTACCCTTCTTTTCAATAAGCAGTATTAAATAATAGTACCATTTTCCTAGAGAACACTAAACAACCTATTCGTATTATTCTAAGTTGTGCTTCAGCTTTTTATCTCCTTATCTGTATATCTTGAAATATCGTAAGGTAAATACTCATAGTTTTGAATGTGTTTTTTTATGTCCTTTGGAAGTTCTTCATATCCATTTATCATTTCTCTAAGAGTAGTTTTTATATTTCAGTTACCTTTACCGTGATATCTTACCAAGCAACTCTAACTATGCTCTATTATCCAATTTAATAAATCTTTATCACTTACTGATCCGTTTGCTAAACCTAATCCAAGTCTAATCAATTCACCATCTGTACAAGTAACTTCAATTCCATTTAGTTCAAGGAACACAAGCATTGCTAATATTCCAATCCTCTTATTTCCATCAATAAAAGGATGATTATTTATAAGAAAATAACCCAATTTAGCAGCTTTAGATTTAACAGTTCTATATATGTCTTCTCCACCAAATGTTTGAAAAGGTGCATTTAAAGCAGAATCTAATAAACCTTCATCTCTAATACCATCACTCCCGCCAGTTTCTTTAATAAGAAGACTATGCATATTTAATATTTGCGTTTTAGTTAATCTTTTCATTTGGATAATTCCTCAAATGCTTTCATATGTTTAGATAATACTCTTTTAGCAACTTCCTCTACTTCTTCATCATCAATTGTTTTAACCTTCTCTAATTGACCATATTCTATTAACACATAACGTGGTACATTGTTTTTCAAAATTATTACAGTTCCATTTTCATCTACAATTCTTGCTACTTTTGAAAAGTTTTGATTAGCTTCTGAAATAGAAACTAAATTTTCGATATTAACTTTCATAAAAATCCACTCCTTTCTACTTATATTATACCCCACCTTTTAGGATAAATTCAACCTAATTTATGATAAGTAAAAAAATATACAGCTCTTATCCAGTAATACTAGATATCGATAGATTTCATAAAGCCCTTATAATCATTTTGTCCTTAGTTCGTTGTATAATTAAATGCAACACCAAAAAATATAGAACAATAGTTACTCCATGAAAGCCTCTAAATAACTTCCTCTTGATAAAATAAATGTAGCAATTTTTGCAATGAAATACCTTGTTTTTTTCTTGCCAAACTAAAGGTATACTATCTTATATCCCTTGTAATCACTGTTTGTCCTGGTATCAATCAATCTTAGCTGTATGCCCTCTATCCGTTTTGATTCATTTTTTGTCCCTATATAGCCATCGGATTTTAACCACAAAGAACCATCCTTTTGAAATAATCGTTTTCCCAAACATTTCCCTCCGCCTTGCTCTTAGATCCCATGTAAATTAGATATAATCTCTCCCCGTTATAGAACAATAAATTAACTGAAATACCTCATTATACCATGATCTAAATATATATAATAATACCATTTTCCTATACAAGAGTTTTATAAAAATTAGGTGCCACTCTAATAATACTATATCTCTACATATTTTCACTTCCCCATTGGCACATAGCCTCTAAAATAGGTACAAGGGTCTGCCCTTTTTTAGTTAACCAATATTCCACCTTAGGAGGTATTTGATTGTACTGCTCCCTATGAACCAAACCTTTAGACTCCAAATCTTTCAATTGTTGACTTAACATCTTATGAGTTATTCCATTAATGCTCTTTTTTATTTCACCATATCTCTTAACTCCATCTTGGGCTAAACTCCATAATATAAGAGGCTTCCATTTCCCTCCAATAGCCTCCAACGTATATTCCACAGGACATCTATATTTTTTAGTAATATCATTATCTATAATCATAATTAACACCTTACTCTCTTTTTGGTTAGTATATTACTTAAAAGTACATACTTGTATTATATATCGTATAACATATACTATACAGTATAATCTGAAAAATAACATTGTAAAGTTAAATCAAAGTAGAGGAGGATTTTTATGATGAAATACAACGATATGGAAAAGAAAAACATAGGTGCTACATTTGCACTATATCCAACTCCAGATACCATAATAGGAACGGAAGTTGATGGTAAGGTAAATTGGGTAAATATTGCCCATCTGGGCATAGTGGGAATGGATAAAATAATGCTAAGTATGCATAAATCTCATTATTCCAACAAGGGAATAAAGCAAAACAAGACTGCTACGGTAAATTTAATCAGTAAAGATATGATAGTTAAGGCTGATTATGTAGGAATAGTCTCTGGACATAAAGTAGATAAATCCAATGTGTTTGAATATTATTATGGTACCTTAAAAACTGCCCCCTTAATTAAAGATTCTCCAATCTCTATGGAGTGCAAACTTGTAGATAACTATGAAACAGAAGAAGAGGATAACTTCATACTAAAGGTAGTAAATACCTATGTCGATGAAAATATATTAGATGAAGATGGCAAAATAGATTATGAAAAATTTAAACCTGTGTTATTTGAAATGCCAACAAAATCCTATTTAGAAGCAGGAAATAAAGTCGGCAATTGCTGGAGCGATGGTAAAAATTATATTTAAAGATTAATGACGACTGCACTAGAGTCAGTAAACATGAAAACCAAGTTTAAAATGCCTTTAAAGAATAATTTTTCTGTATACAAAAATGCCCTGAACCATGTTTAAATCAAAGATTCAGAGCATTTTTATATATCCAAACTAATCCCATATTTTTTATTTTGTTAGGGCTTAATTTTTCATACCTGTCAATGCAATTCCCTCAATAAAGTAACGCTGTGCAAAGATAAATATAATCAAAATAGGTATAGTCGCCATCACACTCCCAGCCATAATATGATGATATGCTGTTGAATACTGTCCTTGCAACAAGGCAATACCAATAGACAATACTCTTGCCTCATCAGAAGTGGTAGCAATAAGGGGCCATAGAAAATCATTCCACGAATACATGATCGTAAAAACTGCTAAGGCCGTCAAAGCTGGCTTAGTTAAAGGTAACAATAACTTCCAATAGATACCGAAATAATTGCATCCGTCAATTTTACCCGATTCAATGAGCTCATCGGGAAGAGTCATAAAGAATTGCCTCATCAGAAATACCCCAAAGGCACTGAACATACCAGGAGCAATTACAGCAGCTAAAGTATCTAGCCATCTTAAAGTCTTCATGATGATATAGTTAGGTATCAAAATCATTTGTGTAGGAACCATTAATACTGATAAAAAACCAAAAAACAAAAAGTCTCTTCCTTTAAACTTAAGTTTTGCAAACGCAAAAGCTGCTAGAGAACAAAAAAACAACTGGCCCAACGTTCTTACAACGGTTACAATAATAGTATTACGATAATAGGTTAAAAAAGGCACGGTATCAATAACTGCCCTATAATTTTCAAACTGGGGTACCTTAGGAAAAACAACGGGAGGCACCTTCATAGTTTCTGGAAAAGTTTTTAAGGATGTAGAAATCATCCAGAAAAACGGTATAATCATAATTATAGATCCCAGTATAAGGATTACATGAATCAATATTTTCGATAATGGTATCTTCCTTTTATCCATTTTCATTCCTCCTTACAATATGTAACTGATTATTCATAGTGGACCCATTTTTTCTGACCCATAAATTGGAGATAAGTCAAAAGTAGAATAATCAAAAATAACACAATTGCTTGTGAGCAAGCATATCCCATTTTAAAATATACAAATCCATTTTCATAAATACCAAATACTATAGAACGACATGCATCTCTTAATGAGCCCTTGGTTGCACCTAAAATAACAAATATAGGATCAAAAACTTGTGTTGCACTAATAAGAGAGGTAACACTTACAAAGAATATAGACGGAGTTAATAATGGGATAGTTACATTTCTAAAAGTTTGCCATCTGTTAGCACCATCAATTTCAGCAGCTTCATAGTATACTCTTGATATACCTTGTAGTCCAGATAACAGAATTACAATATTATAACCTAGACCACCCCAAATACTAATAAGCATGATGGCAGGTAATATGAATTTTTCATTAGATAACCATCCAACGGGAGCAAACCCTAAAAACTCAAGAAAATAATTCACTAAGCCATAATCAGCATTTAATAACCATTTCCATACCATGGCTACTGCGACAGGCATGGTCATAGTAGGTAGAAAGAAAAAAGTTCGGTATAAGTTTTGCCCCCGTATTTTAGAATTTAATGCGACTGCTAAAAGTGTAGAAAGGACAATAGTGCAAGGAACTGTGATAATTGTAAACCAAAAAGTATTAATGATTCCAAGCTTAAATGTATCATCTCTCAGCAACAGTTTAAAATTATTTAATCCTGTAAAAATTGGAGTACCTATTCCGTCCCAATCAAACAATCCTAAAACAAGTGAAAATACAATGGGAATTATATAGAATACAGTAAGACCAATGGAATTGGGAGCAATAAAAAGATAACCAGCAAAGCTTTCATTATATAACAAACCCTGTTTTAATGTATATGATTTCTTTTTGTTGCCATTTAAAACATTCAATATCCGTTCCTCCTAACATATTACCAAATTAATTTATAAAAGCGGTATGAAGAATGCAAAGAATTCACACCCTTCATACCTTTTAATCATCATTTATTTCTCAGACGCTAGGATTTCATTCATTTGTTCAGCAATTTTTTTCATAGCTTGATCTGCATTTTGTTTGTTCATCCAAGCATCAGTCAATTCTTTAGCTTCTACCTCCATCCATTCAGATGCCCTTAAAGATACAGGATATGGATGACTATAGTTAGCAGCATCAACAAACACTTGAAGATTCATAGAAGGAATAGCATTTACCCAGTCTTCTTCTATGCCCTTATAACTAGGGATGGTAATACCTTCTTTAGCTAACAAAGCCATAGAATCCTTTGAAATCAAGTGATTAATTAATTTCCAAGTTTCTTCAGGATACTTGGTCTTAGCATATCCTGCCCAAGATAATCCATGAATGATGGTCTTTCTCTCGTTTGTATTAGGGCTCATGGGCAAAGGAGCAATATCAGCCTTATCTCCAAGAGATTCATATACAATAGGTACATACCATGAACCAATGGTAGTCATAGCTACCTTGCCAGAATTAAACAGATCTTCACCTGTAGTATCTATCATCTGCTGCCCAGTAGGAGATACACCATCTTTATAAATTAGATCCAATAAAAATTGAATGGCTTCAATGCTCTCTGGTTTGTCAAATAATGAAGTTTTGTGATCTTCACTAATTATCCCACCGCCATTCATAACCATAAAATTATAGTAACCGCTTTGATTTGCATTAAGGGAAGCAAAACCATACTGAATAATCTTCCCATCATCGCCTTTAATGGTTAACTTCCTGGCATTTTCCCTTAAAGTATCCCATGTCCAGGTATCATCCGGATATTCAACTCCTGCTTTATCAAACATCTCCTTGTTATATACAAGGGCAATAGTATCGTATTGTTCAGGAATAGCACATACCTTCCCATTATAGCTATAGCCTTCAATTAGGTCCTTGGGATAGTTTGAGACATCAACCCCATCTCGTTCAATATACTTTTGAAGTTCCAATAAAGACCCGTTATCAGCATACTTAGGGAAGTTCGGTATATTCATCCAAAATACATCAGGAGCATTATTGCCAACAGTAGTCGTCTGTAATTTTTCCCAATATTGAGCCCAAGGCACAATAGTAGCATCTACCTTGATATTAGGATTATCTTTTTCAAAATCATCAATCATCTTATCAATAACAGGCTTTTGTACTTGGTCCCAATACATCATGCTTAGTGTTACTTTCTTGTCATTATTGGCAGATTTTTGAGTCTTATCTTCATCAGAAGAATTGTTTACATCGATGTCACTAGAAGATTTATTATTAGAGCAACCTGACAATAGAAAAGCAAATACAAGCGCAATACAAAGTAAAAAAACAATAATTTTTTGACGTTTTGCCATAAAAAAGCACCTCCACTTAATATGTGTTAATTCTAACAGAATAGCACCTCATCTACAGATGATTTTTTGTTAAAGCTTTGTTATAATATGGTTGGGTAATAATATTAT
This window of the Xylanivirga thermophila genome carries:
- a CDS encoding type II toxin-antitoxin system death-on-curing family toxin — protein: MKRLTKTQILNMHSLLIKETGGSDGIRDEGLLDSALNAPFQTFGGEDIYRTVKSKAAKLGYFLINNHPFIDGNKRIGILAMLVFLELNGIEVTCTDGELIRLGLGLANGSVSDKDLLNWIIEHS
- a CDS encoding type II toxin-antitoxin system Phd/YefM family antitoxin; translation: MKVNIENLVSISEANQNFSKVARIVDENGTVIILKNNVPRYVLIEYGQLEKVKTIDDEEVEEVAKRVLSKHMKAFEELSK
- a CDS encoding winged helix-turn-helix transcriptional regulator, which encodes MIIDNDITKKYRCPVEYTLEAIGGKWKPLILWSLAQDGVKRYGEIKKSINGITHKMLSQQLKDLESKGLVHREQYNQIPPKVEYWLTKKGQTLVPILEAMCQWGSENM
- a CDS encoding flavin reductase family protein, with protein sequence MMKYNDMEKKNIGATFALYPTPDTIIGTEVDGKVNWVNIAHLGIVGMDKIMLSMHKSHYSNKGIKQNKTATVNLISKDMIVKADYVGIVSGHKVDKSNVFEYYYGTLKTAPLIKDSPISMECKLVDNYETEEEDNFILKVVNTYVDENILDEDGKIDYEKFKPVLFEMPTKSYLEAGNKVGNCWSDGKNYI
- a CDS encoding carbohydrate ABC transporter permease — its product is MDKRKIPLSKILIHVILILGSIIMIIPFFWMISTSLKTFPETMKVPPVVFPKVPQFENYRAVIDTVPFLTYYRNTIIVTVVRTLGQLFFCSLAAFAFAKLKFKGRDFLFFGFLSVLMVPTQMILIPNYIIMKTLRWLDTLAAVIAPGMFSAFGVFLMRQFFMTLPDELIESGKIDGCNYFGIYWKLLLPLTKPALTALAVFTIMYSWNDFLWPLIATTSDEARVLSIGIALLQGQYSTAYHHIMAGSVMATIPILIIFIFAQRYFIEGIALTGMKN
- a CDS encoding carbohydrate ABC transporter permease — its product is MNVLNGNKKKSYTLKQGLLYNESFAGYLFIAPNSIGLTVFYIIPIVFSLVLGLFDWDGIGTPIFTGLNNFKLLLRDDTFKLGIINTFWFTIITVPCTIVLSTLLAVALNSKIRGQNLYRTFFFLPTMTMPVAVAMVWKWLLNADYGLVNYFLEFLGFAPVGWLSNEKFILPAIMLISIWGGLGYNIVILLSGLQGISRVYYEAAEIDGANRWQTFRNVTIPLLTPSIFFVSVTSLISATQVFDPIFVILGATKGSLRDACRSIVFGIYENGFVYFKMGYACSQAIVLFLIILLLTYLQFMGQKKWVHYE
- a CDS encoding ABC transporter substrate-binding protein → MAKRQKIIVFLLCIALVFAFLLSGCSNNKSSSDIDVNNSSDEDKTQKSANNDKKVTLSMMYWDQVQKPVIDKMIDDFEKDNPNIKVDATIVPWAQYWEKLQTTTVGNNAPDVFWMNIPNFPKYADNGSLLELQKYIERDGVDVSNYPKDLIEGYSYNGKVCAIPEQYDTIALVYNKEMFDKAGVEYPDDTWTWDTLRENARKLTIKGDDGKIIQYGFASLNANQSGYYNFMVMNGGGIISEDHKTSLFDKPESIEAIQFLLDLIYKDGVSPTGQQMIDTTGEDLFNSGKVAMTTIGSWYVPIVYESLGDKADIAPLPMSPNTNERKTIIHGLSWAGYAKTKYPEETWKLINHLISKDSMALLAKEGITIPSYKGIEEDWVNAIPSMNLQVFVDAANYSHPYPVSLRASEWMEVEAKELTDAWMNKQNADQAMKKIAEQMNEILASEK